One Corynebacterium uterequi DNA segment encodes these proteins:
- a CDS encoding acyl-CoA carboxylase subunit beta gives MAPIIRDNFTAVRAELSERAEQRARQRQHPKGKLTARERIEALVDAGSFHEIGRFAGGDVSEGFSGAAVVTGLGRVDGRQVAVYAQDFSIMGGTLGEVEGEKIIALIDHALTLRVPVIGIQDSGGARIQQGVRALRQYGRLFRKTCQASGVIPQISLVFGPCAGGAVYLPALTDFVIMTRENSHMFVTGPDVVRATTGEEVSFDALGGGEVHSSISGVAHYLAEDEHDALDYTHALLSYLPSHSQAPAPRFGYDPATDARPLIDLEQVVPVSSRVPYDMCELIAALVDHGEFVQVHEHFARSAVAGFAAIEGRSVGVVANQPNVGAGTLDVDASEKLARFVQFCDAFGLPVVSLVDVPGYLPGTDQEHTGIIRRGAKLIWAYANATVPLVTVIVRKAYGGAYIVMGSKGLGGDLTYAWPGAEIAVLGAEGAVSIIHRRELADARERGVEAATLERLTAEYREANVNPNLSVACGELDGIIAPSETRETIASSLAALDSKQPAQPLPRRHGNPPL, from the coding sequence ATGGCACCTATCATCCGCGACAACTTCACCGCCGTGCGTGCCGAACTCAGCGAACGCGCCGAACAGCGCGCCCGGCAGCGCCAGCACCCGAAGGGCAAGCTCACCGCTCGTGAGCGCATCGAGGCGCTCGTCGACGCCGGCAGCTTCCACGAGATCGGCCGCTTCGCCGGCGGCGACGTCTCTGAAGGGTTCTCCGGGGCGGCCGTCGTCACCGGCCTCGGGCGGGTCGACGGCCGCCAGGTGGCCGTGTACGCCCAGGACTTTTCCATCATGGGCGGAACCCTCGGCGAGGTGGAGGGCGAGAAGATCATCGCGCTCATCGACCACGCTCTCACCTTGCGGGTTCCGGTCATCGGCATCCAGGACTCCGGCGGGGCCCGCATCCAGCAGGGTGTGCGCGCGCTGCGCCAGTACGGCCGGCTCTTCCGCAAGACGTGCCAAGCGTCCGGGGTCATCCCGCAGATTTCCCTCGTCTTCGGCCCTTGCGCTGGCGGCGCCGTGTACCTGCCCGCCCTGACGGATTTCGTCATCATGACCCGGGAGAACTCCCACATGTTCGTCACCGGCCCCGACGTCGTCCGGGCCACCACCGGAGAGGAGGTCAGCTTCGACGCACTCGGCGGCGGCGAGGTGCACTCAAGCATCTCCGGGGTGGCGCACTACCTCGCCGAGGACGAGCATGACGCCCTCGACTACACCCACGCGCTGTTGTCCTACCTGCCGTCGCACTCGCAGGCGCCCGCCCCTCGCTTCGGCTACGATCCGGCCACCGATGCCCGTCCGCTCATCGACCTTGAGCAGGTCGTTCCCGTGTCGTCCCGGGTGCCCTACGACATGTGCGAGCTCATCGCCGCGCTCGTCGATCACGGCGAATTCGTCCAGGTGCATGAGCACTTCGCCCGCAGTGCCGTCGCGGGCTTTGCCGCCATTGAAGGCCGCAGCGTCGGCGTAGTGGCCAATCAGCCCAATGTCGGGGCCGGCACTCTCGACGTGGACGCGTCGGAAAAGCTCGCCCGGTTCGTGCAGTTCTGCGACGCTTTCGGGCTGCCCGTCGTGTCCCTCGTCGATGTCCCCGGCTATCTTCCCGGCACTGACCAGGAACACACCGGCATCATCCGGCGCGGCGCGAAGCTCATCTGGGCTTATGCGAACGCCACCGTTCCCTTGGTCACCGTCATCGTGCGTAAAGCCTACGGCGGCGCCTACATCGTCATGGGCTCTAAGGGCCTCGGCGGGGACCTGACGTACGCCTGGCCCGGCGCGGAGATAGCCGTGCTGGGCGCGGAGGGCGCAGTGAGCATCATCCACCGCCGAGAGCTCGCCGACGCCCGTGAACGAGGCGTCGAGGCCGCCACGCTCGAACGGTTGACCGCCGAGTACCGGGAGGCCAACGTGAACCCGAACCTGTCGGTGGCGTGCGGGGAGCTCGACGGCATCATCGCCCCGTCGGAGACCCGGGAGACCATCGCGTCGTCCCTGGCCGCGCTCGATTCGAAACAACCGGCCCAGCCGCTGCCCCGCCGCCACGGCAACCCACCGCTCTAG
- a CDS encoding ATP-binding protein, whose product MDTVKTLLIANRGEIAERIIRTARELGITTVVGYSDGDRDAGFVALADHAYALGGTHAGETYLNVAKLLDLARRSGADAVHPGYGFLSESADFAAAVIDAGLTWVGPDPTVLAGTGDKIAARHLADRVGVATVPGVSEPVRDATDLRHFAADHGFPILAKQADGGGGRGIVALRTPGDIDRFVRHPQFPTRSYFVEKLIGNARHIEVQCARDAAGHFAAVSTRDCSLQRRNQKLIEEAPATGLKEEATAYLTDAAHALCEGVGLVGLCTCEFLVEPGATGEDGIYFLEINPRLQVEHPVTEEVAGVDLVAWQIAIARGQDLPERPAPRGHSLEFRITCEDPTQEMKPTGGTIERLRWPVGPGVRIDSGVTAGDAVSADFDPMIAKIIVTGPTRERAVARARRVLSEFELVGIPTPVPLYQSILATDAFASQRYSTRWLEEGFLPNWPGVAGTTRARGNEDETAPQPGHWREIVVEIDGKRTVVGLPSELLPGATSTTPEPLRRAAQRIRRAARRVHRPKDAAPVTGEVRSPIQAIVSGIATNVGAEVDEGELLLTLEAMKMETYVCAPCAGTVESIAVTAGDSINAEDLLVTIHAASAATPTEES is encoded by the coding sequence GTGGACACCGTGAAGACCCTCCTCATCGCCAACCGCGGAGAGATCGCCGAAAGGATCATTCGCACTGCCCGGGAGCTCGGCATTACCACCGTCGTCGGCTACAGCGACGGCGACCGGGACGCGGGCTTCGTCGCCCTCGCCGACCACGCCTACGCCCTCGGCGGCACCCACGCCGGCGAGACCTACCTCAACGTCGCCAAGCTCCTCGACCTCGCTCGTCGCAGTGGCGCCGATGCGGTCCACCCCGGCTACGGCTTCCTCTCCGAATCCGCGGACTTCGCCGCCGCCGTCATCGATGCCGGCCTGACATGGGTCGGCCCCGATCCGACGGTGCTCGCTGGCACCGGCGATAAAATCGCCGCCCGCCACCTAGCCGACCGGGTCGGCGTAGCCACCGTTCCCGGCGTGTCCGAGCCGGTACGCGACGCAACCGATCTTCGACACTTCGCCGCCGACCACGGCTTTCCCATCCTCGCCAAACAAGCCGACGGCGGCGGTGGGCGCGGGATCGTCGCGCTACGCACCCCGGGCGACATCGACCGTTTCGTGCGCCACCCGCAGTTTCCCACCCGCTCCTACTTCGTCGAAAAGCTCATCGGTAACGCCCGCCACATCGAGGTTCAATGCGCCCGAGACGCCGCCGGTCACTTCGCCGCCGTGTCCACCCGGGACTGCTCGCTGCAACGACGCAACCAGAAGCTCATCGAAGAGGCCCCGGCCACCGGACTGAAAGAGGAGGCCACCGCCTACCTCACCGACGCCGCCCACGCCCTGTGCGAAGGCGTCGGACTAGTCGGGCTGTGTACGTGCGAGTTCCTCGTCGAGCCAGGCGCGACCGGTGAAGACGGGATCTACTTCCTGGAAATCAACCCCCGCCTGCAGGTCGAGCACCCGGTGACTGAGGAGGTCGCCGGCGTGGACCTCGTCGCCTGGCAGATCGCCATCGCCCGCGGGCAGGATCTCCCCGAGCGTCCGGCCCCGCGCGGGCACAGCCTGGAGTTTCGCATCACGTGCGAAGACCCCACCCAGGAGATGAAGCCCACCGGCGGGACCATCGAGCGGCTTCGGTGGCCGGTGGGCCCCGGGGTGCGCATCGACTCCGGTGTCACCGCCGGCGACGCGGTCTCCGCGGACTTCGACCCGATGATCGCAAAGATCATCGTCACCGGCCCGACTCGCGAGCGAGCCGTGGCCCGGGCCCGGCGCGTGCTCTCCGAGTTCGAGCTCGTCGGCATCCCCACTCCCGTGCCGCTGTATCAGAGCATCCTCGCCACCGACGCCTTCGCGTCGCAGCGCTACTCCACCCGTTGGTTGGAAGAGGGCTTCCTGCCGAACTGGCCCGGAGTCGCGGGCACCACTCGCGCTCGGGGCAACGAGGACGAGACAGCTCCCCAACCCGGGCACTGGCGAGAGATCGTCGTCGAGATTGACGGAAAGCGCACCGTGGTGGGTCTGCCTTCGGAACTGCTGCCCGGCGCCACCTCGACCACACCCGAGCCGCTTCGTCGAGCAGCCCAGCGCATCCGTCGCGCCGCCCGGCGCGTGCATCGACCCAAGGACGCCGCCCCCGTCACCGGGGAGGTCCGCTCCCCTATTCAAGCGATCGTCAGCGGCATCGCCACCAACGTCGGCGCCGAGGTCGACGAGGGCGAACTCTTGCTCACCCTCGAGGCCATGAAGATGGAGACCTACGTCTGCGCGCCGTGCGCCGGCACGGTGGAGTCCATCGCCGTGACCGCGGGAGACTCCATCAACGCCGAGGACCTGCTCGTCACCATCCACGCCGCCTCAGCAGCCACCCCCACCGAGGAGTCCTAG